The following are encoded in a window of Paenibacillaceae bacterium GAS479 genomic DNA:
- a CDS encoding RNAse G has translation MKKAMLIHGDGALLQTAVLQDGRAVEFFMESAQQGGLVGNMYKGRVVNVLPGMQAAFVDIGLSKNAFLYIDELIHPAADRQADKPSITELVRPGQELLVQVIKEPIGGKGARVTTHFSLPGRWLVFMPGADYVGVSKKIASESERNRLRSVGEELRRHSEGVIMRTVAAGESVNSLRGDLMQLRELWEEVHRRGRAARPPEPVLLEAALMRRVFRDTYTAGMEVLIDDRARFVEAQQLLLELAPGSEKQLKFYDLSVERKPLFERYGVTEQLNAAFQTRVWLPSGGYLVWEKTEALTIIDVNTGKFIGTSGLEDTVFRTNIEAAREISRLLRLRDVGGIIIVDFIDMEDSGNREKVRHELDQASRDDRSKCQIHGWTRLGLLEITRKKTRRSVGPQPSAICDSCGGSGQRYMGFGRDGKPVQPK, from the coding sequence ATGAAAAAAGCGATGCTGATTCACGGCGATGGCGCCTTGCTGCAGACCGCAGTTCTGCAGGATGGCCGCGCCGTGGAATTTTTTATGGAATCCGCCCAGCAGGGCGGTTTGGTAGGCAATATGTACAAAGGGCGCGTCGTTAATGTGCTGCCCGGCATGCAGGCTGCTTTTGTCGATATCGGACTAAGCAAAAATGCTTTTTTATATATCGATGAGCTTATTCATCCTGCGGCTGATCGCCAAGCGGACAAGCCTTCGATTACGGAGCTTGTGCGCCCCGGACAGGAGCTGCTCGTTCAGGTCATCAAGGAGCCGATCGGAGGCAAGGGAGCGAGGGTAACGACTCATTTTTCGCTTCCGGGCCGCTGGCTGGTCTTTATGCCGGGCGCAGACTACGTCGGCGTATCCAAGAAGATCGCATCGGAGAGCGAACGCAATCGGTTACGCTCGGTAGGCGAGGAGCTTCGTCGGCATAGTGAGGGCGTCATTATGCGTACGGTAGCGGCAGGGGAGAGTGTCAATTCACTGCGCGGCGACCTGATGCAGCTGCGGGAATTATGGGAAGAGGTACATCGCAGAGGACGCGCAGCAAGGCCGCCTGAGCCGGTTTTGCTGGAAGCTGCTCTGATGAGACGTGTATTCCGGGATACCTATACAGCAGGTATGGAAGTGCTGATCGATGATAGAGCTCGCTTCGTGGAAGCGCAGCAGTTGTTGCTTGAGCTGGCTCCGGGCAGCGAGAAACAGCTGAAGTTTTATGATCTATCTGTGGAGCGCAAACCTCTCTTTGAGCGTTACGGCGTCACAGAGCAACTGAACGCAGCGTTTCAGACTAGAGTGTGGCTGCCAAGCGGCGGTTATCTCGTCTGGGAGAAGACGGAGGCGCTCACGATCATTGATGTCAATACGGGCAAGTTCATCGGCACGAGCGGGCTGGAGGATACGGTTTTTCGTACCAATATAGAAGCGGCGCGCGAAATTTCCCGTTTGCTGCGGTTGCGGGACGTTGGCGGCATCATCATCGTGGACTTTATTGATATGGAGGACAGCGGCAACCGTGAGAAGGTGCGCCATGAGCTGGATCAGGCCTCGCGCGACGATCGCAGCAAGTGTCAGATCCATGGCTGGACGAGGCTTGGACTGCTGGAAATTACCCGCAAAAAGACGAGGCGCAGCGTTGGTCCACAGCCCAGTGCCATCTGCGACAGCTGCGGCGGCAGCGGGCAGCGTTACATGGGTTTTGGCCGCGATGGCAAACCAGTACAGCCAAAATAG
- a CDS encoding LSU ribosomal protein L21P yields MFAIIETGGKQYKVQQGDVLYIEKLNAGEGESVTFDRVLAVSKDGGLVTGSPMVAGATVSGKIEKHGRGQKIVVYKYKPKKNYKRKQGHRQPYTKVTIESIQA; encoded by the coding sequence ATGTTCGCAATTATTGAAACAGGCGGCAAGCAATACAAAGTTCAGCAAGGCGATGTTCTCTACATTGAGAAGCTGAACGCCGGCGAAGGCGAGAGCGTGACTTTTGATCGCGTCCTGGCCGTATCTAAGGACGGAGGTCTCGTGACCGGTTCCCCGATGGTTGCTGGAGCTACAGTTTCCGGCAAAATCGAGAAACACGGCCGCGGCCAAAAGATCGTCGTTTACAAATACAAGCCGAAAAAGAACTACAAACGCAAGCAAGGCCACCGTCAGCCGTACACGAAAGTAACGATCGAAAGCATCCAAGCGTAA
- a CDS encoding LSU ribosomal protein L27P, producing MLKLNLQLFASKKGVGSTKNGRDSQSKRLGAKRADGQTVLAGNILYRQRGTKIHPGNNVGIGKDDTLFAKIDGVVKFERWGRDRKKVSVYPVDLAPVAAAVEA from the coding sequence ATGTTGAAACTGAATCTTCAATTGTTCGCATCCAAAAAGGGTGTAGGCTCCACGAAGAACGGACGCGATAGCCAATCGAAGCGCCTTGGCGCTAAACGTGCGGACGGACAAACTGTATTGGCGGGCAACATTCTTTACCGTCAACGCGGCACGAAAATCCACCCGGGCAACAACGTAGGCATCGGTAAAGATGACACGTTGTTCGCAAAGATCGACGGCGTTGTTAAGTTTGAACGTTGGGGACGCGACCGTAAAAAAGTCAGCGTATACCCAGTTGATCTGGCTCCGGTAGCTGCAGCAGTAGAAGCTTAA
- a CDS encoding Sensor_kinase_SpoOB-type, alpha-helical domain, which produces MNRIQSAKLYAAGSILLPAAVVIIRPSLLWTHLLFLIWVAVAAAAWVRLDQQQHRQQLKRSLASMQQASIQTLNHHRHDWMNDLQVLYGYIRMNKPERAVASVERIRDKMMLEGKIAKLGCPALTAYLQSFRTLTQSIVLEVDIEDNLSMEELSADRDDAAEALIEVINAYRFSIKPSGGDPALLKLRLSRGSGELLVELEFTGELMNEAELIDKLEQRLRGTPLQAHSLQQHRHVLLKAPLCA; this is translated from the coding sequence ATGAATCGCATCCAATCGGCCAAGCTGTATGCAGCGGGCTCTATTCTGCTGCCTGCAGCAGTCGTGATCATTCGGCCTTCCTTGCTGTGGACGCATCTGCTGTTCCTAATTTGGGTAGCGGTCGCGGCTGCTGCCTGGGTCCGTTTGGACCAACAGCAGCATCGACAGCAGCTGAAGAGGAGCCTGGCCTCGATGCAGCAGGCTTCCATCCAGACGCTCAATCATCATCGGCATGACTGGATGAACGACCTACAGGTGCTTTATGGTTATATCCGAATGAACAAGCCAGAACGGGCAGTAGCCAGCGTGGAGAGAATCCGCGACAAAATGATGCTTGAGGGCAAAATTGCCAAGCTAGGTTGCCCGGCGCTCACCGCTTATTTGCAGTCTTTCCGCACGCTCACTCAGTCCATCGTACTTGAGGTCGACATCGAGGACAATCTGTCGATGGAAGAGCTGAGCGCAGATCGCGATGACGCGGCAGAAGCATTAATAGAAGTGATCAATGCCTATCGCTTCAGCATTAAGCCTAGCGGGGGAGACCCTGCATTGCTGAAGCTTCGGCTTTCCCGTGGCAGCGGAGAGCTTTTGGTAGAGCTGGAATTTACCGGCGAGCTGATGAACGAGGCTGAACTAATAGACAAATTGGAGCAGCGCCTACGCGGAACCCCGCTACAGGCTCACAGCTTGCAGCAGCATCGCCATGTTCTGCTGAAGGCCCCGCTCTGCGCATAG
- a CDS encoding GTP-binding protein, giving the protein MFVDKAKIFVKGGDGGDGIVSFRREKYVPEGGPAGGDGGRGGNVIFRVDEGLRTLMDFRYQKHFKGDRGEKGRPKTMHGARAENMIVRIPPGTVIIDDDTGEIIGDLTRHGQEIIVAKGGRGGRGNPRFATINNPAPEIAEKGEEGQERWLVMELKVMADVGLVGFPSVGKSTLLSIVSAAKPKIGAYHFTTITPNLGVVDVEEGRSFVMADLPGLIEGAHEGIGLGHDFLRHVERTRVIVHVVDMSGSEERDPFQDWLKINEELVLYNPKLAERPQIIAANKMDMPESAANLERFIQQLAEHESDHEYEVLPISSLTKEGIQELLYKAAAALDTIPDAPELEEVKEVQERKIYRHAEKEETPFRVYKENDYFVVESESFERQIKRIHLTSYDAVMRFARMLRKMGVDSALRQIGAKDGDTVRIGDFTFEFFEGSDYFHE; this is encoded by the coding sequence ATGTTTGTCGATAAAGCCAAAATATTTGTTAAGGGCGGAGACGGGGGAGACGGTATCGTCTCCTTCCGCAGGGAGAAATATGTCCCCGAGGGCGGACCTGCCGGTGGTGACGGAGGACGCGGCGGTAACGTCATTTTCCGTGTAGATGAAGGTCTGCGTACGCTGATGGACTTCCGTTATCAGAAGCATTTTAAGGGAGATCGCGGCGAAAAGGGACGTCCGAAGACGATGCACGGCGCACGTGCCGAGAATATGATCGTCCGCATTCCGCCAGGTACGGTCATCATCGATGATGATACCGGCGAGATAATCGGCGACTTGACCCGCCATGGCCAGGAGATCATCGTAGCCAAGGGCGGGCGCGGAGGACGCGGCAACCCTCGTTTTGCTACGATTAATAATCCGGCTCCGGAAATCGCCGAAAAGGGCGAAGAAGGACAGGAACGCTGGCTCGTTATGGAGCTTAAGGTCATGGCCGATGTTGGTCTGGTCGGCTTCCCAAGTGTCGGCAAGTCGACGCTGCTGTCCATCGTTTCGGCGGCTAAGCCGAAAATCGGCGCCTACCATTTTACGACGATTACGCCGAATCTTGGCGTCGTAGATGTGGAAGAGGGCCGCAGCTTCGTTATGGCGGATCTTCCGGGATTGATCGAAGGTGCGCATGAGGGCATTGGCCTCGGTCATGATTTTCTGCGCCATGTCGAGCGTACCCGGGTCATCGTCCATGTTGTGGACATGTCGGGCTCGGAAGAACGCGATCCATTCCAAGATTGGCTGAAAATCAACGAGGAGCTTGTGCTGTATAATCCGAAGCTGGCTGAGCGTCCTCAGATCATTGCGGCCAATAAGATGGATATGCCAGAGTCCGCGGCCAATCTCGAGCGTTTCATTCAGCAATTGGCAGAGCATGAGAGCGACCACGAGTATGAAGTTTTGCCGATCTCCTCGCTCACCAAAGAAGGAATCCAGGAGCTGCTGTACAAAGCAGCCGCTGCGCTGGATACGATACCGGATGCACCAGAGCTTGAGGAAGTCAAAGAGGTTCAGGAACGCAAGATTTATCGCCATGCCGAGAAAGAAGAAACTCCTTTCCGTGTGTATAAGGAGAACGATTATTTCGTTGTGGAGAGCGAGTCTTTCGAGCGTCAAATCAAGCGGATTCACCTTACCTCGTACGATGCTGTTATGCGCTTTGCGCGCATGTTGCGTAAGATGGGCGTTGATAGTGCCCTTCGTCAAATCGGAGCCAAAGATGGCGATACGGTGCGCATCGGTGATTTTACCTTTGAATTCTTTGAGGGCAGCGATTATTTCCACGAGTAG
- a CDS encoding tRNA (cmo5U34)-methyltransferase, which translates to MRDRVKEQFELAAASYDEQRRGLIPCYDDFYGSAMYAAWTDASEPRILELGAGTGLLSGMLRRKYPQANLTLMDFSSSMLEKAEQRFLGDIKVQLVEGDMTQMLPEGEYDLIVSSLAIHHLTHENKKKLFRRIRKNLAAGGRFVNADQAAAESPLFDELYRQQWLKEVYDGRVSTEAADASVRRRAEDINAKASEQLQWLREAGFSHADCVYKFREFTVFCAM; encoded by the coding sequence ATGAGGGATAGAGTCAAAGAGCAATTTGAGCTTGCTGCAGCTAGTTATGATGAACAGAGGCGAGGGTTGATTCCTTGTTATGACGATTTTTACGGAAGCGCGATGTACGCGGCCTGGACGGATGCTTCTGAGCCGAGGATTTTGGAGCTGGGAGCGGGAACGGGGCTTTTGTCCGGGATGCTTAGACGGAAGTATCCTCAAGCAAACTTGACCTTAATGGACTTCAGCAGCAGCATGCTGGAGAAAGCGGAGCAACGCTTCCTGGGTGACATAAAAGTTCAACTGGTGGAGGGAGATATGACGCAGATGCTGCCGGAAGGCGAGTACGATCTGATCGTTTCTTCGCTGGCCATCCATCATTTAACCCATGAGAATAAAAAGAAGTTGTTCCGGCGTATTCGGAAAAACTTGGCGGCCGGGGGTAGGTTCGTCAACGCCGATCAGGCGGCTGCCGAATCTCCGTTGTTTGACGAGCTATACCGGCAGCAGTGGTTGAAGGAAGTTTACGATGGCCGGGTGAGCACGGAAGCCGCCGACGCATCCGTCAGGCGACGAGCGGAAGACATTAATGCCAAGGCGTCGGAGCAGTTGCAGTGGTTGCGGGAAGCCGGATTCAGCCATGCAGATTGTGTATATAAATTCCGAGAGTTCACCGTGTTCTGCGCAATGTGA
- a CDS encoding chorismate mutase has product MTERYYVVREDLLPEAIVKTIAVKEMLTRGESATIHEAVERVGLSRSAFYKYRDGVMTLGELERGSIITISMDLEHRSGILSHVLGLVAARGGNVLTIHQSIPLQGYANVVISVDTAPMKGDRFAFLDELRLQQGVKRAAVVGQG; this is encoded by the coding sequence TTGACGGAGCGATACTATGTCGTTCGCGAGGATCTGTTGCCTGAGGCAATCGTCAAGACGATTGCGGTTAAGGAGATGCTGACCCGAGGCGAGTCGGCGACGATCCACGAGGCGGTAGAGCGTGTCGGGCTTTCTCGCAGCGCTTTTTATAAGTACAGAGATGGTGTTATGACGCTAGGGGAGCTAGAGCGGGGTTCGATTATTACGATATCTATGGATCTTGAGCATCGCTCGGGCATCTTGTCCCATGTATTGGGCCTGGTGGCGGCAAGGGGCGGCAACGTGCTTACGATTCACCAGAGCATCCCGCTGCAAGGCTACGCTAATGTGGTCATATCGGTTGATACGGCTCCGATGAAGGGTGACCGTTTTGCTTTTCTTGACGAGCTGCGGTTGCAGCAAGGTGTAAAGCGGGCCGCTGTCGTTGGACAGGGCTGA
- a CDS encoding homoserine dehydrogenase, translating to MNIGDESKVKPVKVGLLGLGTVGTGVVRIVEGHQEDLMGQVGSPIVIEKVLVQNVEKLRNIDIDSSKLTIDPWEIIRHPEIDVIVEVMGGIETTKEYLLEALSRGKHVVTANKDLMALHGREILAKATENRCDVFYEASVAGGIPIIRTLIEGFSSDRITKIMGIVNGTTNFILTKMSQEGASYSDVLKEAQQLGYAEADPTSDVEGLDAARKMTILSRLGFRSEVGLEDVSVKGISGVSKEDIAYAKRLGYVVKLLGIAERQDDSISVSVQPTMVKATHPIASVNGVFNAVYVHGEAVGETMFYGAGAGELPTATSIVADLVAVVKNLKIGVNGLHGAGAYKERVLKSDEQINSKYFLRLHVADRAGVLARITQVFAEYEVSLESVIQQPNSELPEAEIIVVTHNASKAAMNKVVDAFQTLDVIQNVKSVYRVEG from the coding sequence TTGAACATAGGGGATGAGAGTAAAGTGAAGCCAGTGAAAGTCGGCCTGCTTGGCCTTGGAACGGTAGGAACAGGTGTTGTGCGCATTGTTGAGGGGCATCAGGAGGATCTGATGGGTCAGGTCGGATCGCCGATTGTAATCGAGAAAGTACTGGTACAGAACGTTGAGAAGCTGCGGAATATTGATATCGACTCTTCGAAGCTCACGATCGATCCATGGGAAATTATTCGCCATCCTGAAATTGACGTTATCGTTGAAGTTATGGGCGGCATCGAGACGACTAAGGAATATTTGCTTGAGGCGCTCTCCCGCGGCAAACATGTCGTCACCGCTAACAAGGATTTGATGGCGCTGCATGGACGCGAGATTTTGGCCAAAGCGACCGAGAACCGCTGCGACGTTTTTTATGAGGCGAGTGTAGCGGGCGGAATTCCGATTATCCGTACGCTGATCGAGGGTTTTTCCTCGGATCGCATCACGAAGATCATGGGCATCGTTAACGGCACGACGAACTTTATTTTGACCAAGATGAGCCAGGAAGGCGCCTCTTACAGCGATGTGCTCAAGGAAGCACAACAGCTCGGTTATGCTGAAGCCGACCCAACCTCCGATGTGGAAGGACTGGACGCCGCTCGCAAAATGACAATCCTCTCTCGCCTCGGTTTCCGCTCCGAGGTAGGACTGGAGGATGTCTCCGTCAAAGGGATTTCCGGAGTGAGCAAAGAGGACATCGCCTATGCTAAGCGGCTCGGCTACGTGGTGAAGCTGCTCGGCATCGCCGAGCGTCAGGATGACTCCATCAGCGTCAGCGTGCAGCCGACGATGGTGAAGGCGACTCATCCGATCGCCTCGGTGAACGGCGTGTTCAATGCAGTGTACGTGCACGGAGAAGCAGTCGGCGAAACGATGTTCTATGGCGCTGGAGCCGGTGAGCTGCCGACGGCGACATCGATCGTGGCGGACCTTGTCGCTGTAGTTAAAAACCTCAAGATTGGCGTCAATGGTCTGCATGGAGCAGGTGCTTATAAAGAACGCGTGCTGAAAAGCGACGAGCAGATCAACTCAAAATATTTCTTGCGTCTGCATGTAGCCGATCGCGCCGGAGTGCTTGCACGCATTACGCAAGTTTTTGCAGAGTATGAAGTGAGCCTCGAATCCGTCATCCAACAGCCGAATTCAGAGCTGCCGGAAGCCGAAATTATCGTCGTTACGCATAATGCGAGCAAAGCGGCGATGAACAAAGTGGTAGATGCGTTCCAGACGCTGGATGTTATCCAGAACGTTAAGAGCGTCTACCGGGTGGAAGGCTGA